One segment of Deinococcus misasensis DSM 22328 DNA contains the following:
- the trpA gene encoding tryptophan synthase subunit alpha: MNRIQNAFDQAKKEGRAAFIPYLPAGYPSKEQFVKDALELLEHADLMEIGLPYSDPLGDGPTIQRATEKALRQGFTMLDFFDAIKAVRAQTDKALLVMTYYNPILAWGEEAFIRDVKAAGIDGLILPDLPPDEADTLIPLAEKHDIKLTFLIAPTSTPDRVQLVSSSCTGFVYAVSVVGVTGARSGEALYEVPELVKLAKQHTHLPVAVGFGVSDRASAAKVASVADGVVVGSAFINTIEKGGSLSGLARAIQEGTFKAS, from the coding sequence ATGAACCGCATTCAAAACGCCTTCGATCAGGCCAAAAAAGAAGGCCGCGCAGCTTTTATTCCTTACCTTCCTGCCGGATACCCCAGCAAAGAGCAGTTCGTCAAAGACGCTCTGGAACTGCTGGAGCATGCAGACCTGATGGAAATCGGTTTGCCTTACTCCGATCCCCTCGGAGACGGCCCCACCATCCAGAGGGCCACCGAAAAAGCCCTCCGCCAGGGTTTCACCATGCTGGACTTCTTTGATGCCATCAAGGCTGTGCGTGCCCAGACCGACAAAGCCCTCTTGGTCATGACTTACTACAATCCCATCCTCGCATGGGGTGAAGAAGCTTTCATTCGCGATGTCAAAGCTGCCGGCATCGACGGATTGATCCTGCCTGACCTCCCACCAGACGAAGCCGACACCCTGATTCCTCTGGCCGAAAAGCACGACATCAAACTGACCTTCCTGATTGCTCCCACCAGTACCCCAGACCGGGTTCAACTGGTGTCCAGTTCCTGCACCGGCTTTGTGTACGCGGTCAGTGTGGTCGGCGTGACCGGAGCCCGCTCTGGCGAAGCCCTCTACGAAGTTCCCGAGCTGGTCAAACTGGCCAAACAACACACCCACCTGCCGGTGGCCGTGGGCTTCGGGGTCAGCGACCGGGCCAGTGCAGCCAAAGTCGCCAGCGTCGCAGATGGCGTGGTGGTTGGCAGTGCTTTCATCAACACCATCGAAAAAGGCGGAAGCCTCTCGGGTCTGGCCCGCGCCATTCAGGAAGGCACCTTCAAAGCCTCCTGA